TCATGACGATGATCGACTCAGCTGCCGGCCAGGCCAACGCCTATGGCAACGATCTCGCCGGCGCCTCGGCGCGCCTTGCCTCCATGGGCTCGCCGGAAGGCGTCAGGACCATTATCGAGAACCTCGTCCGCTCGACCCGCGAGATCGAGGCGAACAACAAGGCGCTGGAGCAGCGCCTCAAGGCCTCCCGCAGCGAGATCAAGCTGCTGCAGGAGAACCTCGACGCGGTGCGGACGGAATCGCTGACCGATCCCCTCACCTCGCTCGGCAATCGCAAGTACTACGACCAGTCGATCGCCAAGGCAGTGGCCCTCGCCAACAAGGCCGAGACGCCGCTGAGCCTGCTGGTCAGCGACATCGACCATTTCAAGAAGTTCAACGACACGTTCGGCCACCTCACCGGCGACCAGGTGCTGCGTCTCGTCGCGCTGTCGGTGAAGCAGAACGTCAAGGGCCAGGATCTCGCCTGCCGCTATGGCGGCGAGGAATTCGCCATCATCCTCCCCGACACGACGCTGCGCGCCGCCGTCACGGTCGCCGAGCATATCCGCCGGGCCGTCATGACCAAGGAGCTCATCAAGCGCTCCACCAACGAGAATCTCGGCCGCATCACCATCTCGCTGGGGGTCGCGACCTTCCGGCCCGGCGACACGGTGGCGAGCCTCTACGACCGCGCCGATCGCTGCCTTTATGCGGCCAAGCGCAACGGCCGCAATCGCGTCGTCTGCGAGACCGATCCGGAAGCCGAACTCAAGGTGGCGTGAGCGCCTTCCGGCGTCGCGCCGGTTTCGGCCTGGCCTCGCTCCGCAGCGCCGCGGCGAAGGCGATGCCCGCCCAGTGGCGCAGCTCATCCTCGTCGTCGAAACAGGCCTCCGGCATGCGCCGGTAGCTGCTGACCGTCGTCTCGCCGCGCTTGGTCGCGTAGGTGAAGGGCTTGGCGCCGGCCGCGTCGAAGAGCGGCGCGCTGGTGGCATCCGATTTCAGGTACAGGCCGTCGCGGATGGCCAGCGCAAAGACCACGCCGTCGCGATAGATGCCGTGGCCGGAAAACATCCGCCTCAGGGTGACGCGGGCAAAGGGAGCGAAGAGATCGACCAGGTAATCCGGGTCGAAGGCGCTCATCTCAGGCCGTGCCCAGCGCCTCGGGACGCGCCGGGGTCAGCGCGATGGATTCGCCGCAGCCGCAGGCCGAGGTCTGGTTCGGATTGTTGAAGACGAAGCGCGCGGACAGCTTGTCGGTGACGTAGTCCATCTCGGTGCCGAGGAGATAGAGCACCGCCTTGGCATCGATGAAGACGCGCACGCCGCGATCCTCGACGATCTCGTCGAACTTTCCGGGCTCGTCGACGAATTCCATCGTGTACTCCATGCCGGCACAGCCACCCTTGGTGACCCCGACGCGGAGACCCGCACTGTCCTTGCCGGACGCGAGGACAAGATCCCTCACCCGGTCGGCGGCGGCTTCAGTGAGCCGCATGGCCTGCATCTTCGGCATCTGCATCTCCGAAACCGCGCGGATTCAAGGTCCGGCGTTCAAAGCATCGCTTACAGATATAGAGACTGCGACGAACGGGTTAAAGCCCCGTCACACCGCGGCCCGTCACCACATGTTGAGGGCGACACGGGCCTCGTCCGACATGCGGCTCTGGTCCCAGGGCGGGTCGAAGGTAAGAGTGACCTTCACCTCCGAAATGCCCGGCACGCTCGCCACCGCATTCTCCACCATGCCCGGCAGTTCGGCAGCCGAGGGGCAGGACGGCGAGGTCAGCGTCATGTCGATCGCGACCTTGCGGGAATCGTCGATGTCGACGCGGTAGATCAGTCCGAGCTCGTAGATGTCGGACGGGATCTCGGGGTCATAGACCGACTTCATGGCCGCGACGATGTCGTCGGTCAGGCGGTCCAGTTCCTCCGGCGGGATGGCGGCAGTGTCGCCACCGACGGTGGTGTTGAGGGGCTGGCTCTCGTCCATCGGGTTCAAGGTCCGTGGCATCGGGGGCGAGGCGGAACCGCCTCACCCGAACAGAGATTGGGCCTTGAGAAGGGCTTCCGCAAGGCGGTCGACCTCTTCGGTGGTGTTGTAGAGGCCGAAGGAGGCACGACAGGTGGAGGTCACACCATATCGCTGGAGAAGCGGCTGGGCGCAATGGGTCCCGGCGCGCACCGCCACCCCATAGCGGTCGACGACCGTGGCGACGTCATGGGCATGGGCTCCCTTCATCTCGAAGGAGACGATGGCGCCCTTGTCCCGCGCATGGCCGAAGATCTTGAGCGAGTTGATGGCGCCGAGCCGCTCATGCGCGTAGCGGACGAGGCTGTCCTCATGCGCGCGGATCGCCGGGCGCCCGATGGACTGCATGTAGTCCAGCGCCGCGCCGAGGCCGATGGCCTGGACGATGGCGGGGGTGCCCGCCTCGAAACGGTGCGGCGGATCGTTGTAGGTGACGCCCTCGGTGGTGACGACCGAGATCATCTCGCCGCCGCCATTATAGGGCGGCATGCGCTCGAGATGCTCGCGCTTGCCATAGAGCACGCCGATGCCGGTCGGCCCGTAGACCTTGTGGCCGGTGAAGACATAGAAGTCCGCGTCGATGTCCTGGACGTCCACGTCCATGTGGACGGCGGCCTGCGAGCCGTCGACCAGCACCGGAATGCCGCGGGCATGGGCCAGGCGGATGCATTCCTTGATCGGCACGACGGTGCCGAGGGCGTTGGACATGTGGGTCAGCGCCACCATCTTCACGCGCGGCCCGAGCAGCTTCTCGAACTCCTCGATGAGGAAATTGCCGTCCTCGTCGATCGGCGCCCAGACGAGCTTCGCCCCGCGCCGCTCCCGATGGAAATGCCAGGGCACGATGTTGGAGTGGTGCTCCATGATCGAGAGCACGATCTCGTCGCCCTCCCCGATCACCAGTCCGCCGAAGGAGGCTGCCGCGAGGTTGATCGCCTCCGAGGCATTGCGGGTGAAGATGATCTGATCGACCGAAGGGGCGTTGAGGAAGGCGCGCACGCTCTCGCGCGCCGCCTCATAGGCCTCGGTGGCGGCATTGGCGAGGTAATGCAGCCCGCGATGGACGTTGGCGTATTCGCTCTCATAGGCCCGGGTGATCCGGTCGATCACCTGCCGCGGCTTCTGGGCCGAGGCGGCATTGTCGAGGAAGACGAGGTCCTTGCCGTAGGGCTTCAGGCTCAGCGCCGGGAAGTCCTTGCGGATAACGTCAACGTCATAGCCGCCGCCGGCGACAGCCGGGTGGGTACCAGCGGGGCTCATGTCCGGGCTCATGCGTCAGGTCCTCGCCAGCATCCAGTCGGTGACCGAGGCGAAGAGGGCCGCGCGCAGCTCCTCCACCGCCTCGCCGAGACCCTCGTCGCCGAAATCCTCGATCGCCTCGCGGGCGAAGGCCTCGACCAGCAGCGCCTCGGCTTCCTTGGCGGGAATGCCGCGGGCGTTCAGGTAGAACATCAGGTCCTCGTCGAGCCGGCCGCAGGTGCAGCCATGGGCGCAGGCCACGTCGTCGGCGAAGATCTCCAGCTCCGGCTTGTTGTCCATGGCCGGCCCCTCGGCCAGCATGATGGTCTGGCTCATCATCCGGCCATCGGTCTTCTGCGCGATGGGCTGGACGATGATCTTGCCCTGGAACACGCCATGGGCCTCGCCGTCGAGCACGTGCTTGAAGGTCTCGCGGCTCTCGCAGTTCGGCACGGCATGGTCCATGACCA
The sequence above is a segment of the Phreatobacter oligotrophus genome. Coding sequences within it:
- a CDS encoding GGDEF domain-containing protein; this encodes MDNRDDIERSYAFGDLAFSQIKGRGLAAVPRNYEVWYCYASGYHTELSDAVNAVLSQNGSISQDHLDSIFENYLSQARMGEKIDVVGGRVLDEIEHVMTMIDSAAGQANAYGNDLAGASARLASMGSPEGVRTIIENLVRSTREIEANNKALEQRLKASRSEIKLLQENLDAVRTESLTDPLTSLGNRKYYDQSIAKAVALANKAETPLSLLVSDIDHFKKFNDTFGHLTGDQVLRLVALSVKQNVKGQDLACRYGGEEFAIILPDTTLRAAVTVAEHIRRAVMTKELIKRSTNENLGRITISLGVATFRPGDTVASLYDRADRCLYAAKRNGRNRVVCETDPEAELKVA
- a CDS encoding TfoX/Sxy family protein: MSAFDPDYLVDLFAPFARVTLRRMFSGHGIYRDGVVFALAIRDGLYLKSDATSAPLFDAAGAKPFTYATKRGETTVSSYRRMPEACFDDEDELRHWAGIAFAAALRSEARPKPARRRKALTPP
- the sufA gene encoding Fe-S cluster assembly scaffold SufA, with translation MQMPKMQAMRLTEAAADRVRDLVLASGKDSAGLRVGVTKGGCAGMEYTMEFVDEPGKFDEIVEDRGVRVFIDAKAVLYLLGTEMDYVTDKLSARFVFNNPNQTSACGCGESIALTPARPEALGTA
- a CDS encoding SUF system Fe-S cluster assembly protein, which encodes MDESQPLNTTVGGDTAAIPPEELDRLTDDIVAAMKSVYDPEIPSDIYELGLIYRVDIDDSRKVAIDMTLTSPSCPSAAELPGMVENAVASVPGISEVKVTLTFDPPWDQSRMSDEARVALNMW
- a CDS encoding cysteine desulfurase; this translates as MSPAGTHPAVAGGGYDVDVIRKDFPALSLKPYGKDLVFLDNAASAQKPRQVIDRITRAYESEYANVHRGLHYLANAATEAYEAARESVRAFLNAPSVDQIIFTRNASEAINLAAASFGGLVIGEGDEIVLSIMEHHSNIVPWHFHRERRGAKLVWAPIDEDGNFLIEEFEKLLGPRVKMVALTHMSNALGTVVPIKECIRLAHARGIPVLVDGSQAAVHMDVDVQDIDADFYVFTGHKVYGPTGIGVLYGKREHLERMPPYNGGGEMISVVTTEGVTYNDPPHRFEAGTPAIVQAIGLGAALDYMQSIGRPAIRAHEDSLVRYAHERLGAINSLKIFGHARDKGAIVSFEMKGAHAHDVATVVDRYGVAVRAGTHCAQPLLQRYGVTSTCRASFGLYNTTEEVDRLAEALLKAQSLFG